From Etheostoma cragini isolate CJK2018 chromosome 1, CSU_Ecrag_1.0, whole genome shotgun sequence, a single genomic window includes:
- the chrna3 gene encoding neuronal acetylcholine receptor subunit alpha-3, with the protein MKANFCVVLPTCSFLLFLLPGGSSSDAEHKLFSVIFSNYNQYIRPVENVTDPVVVQFEVSMSQLVKVDEVNQIMETNLWLRHIWNDYKLKWNPRDFGGVEFIRVPSNKIWKPDIVLYNNAVGDFQVDDKTKALLRYNGDVTWIPPAIFKSSCKIDVTYFPFDYQNCTMKFGSWTYDKAKIDLVLIGSTINLKDFWESGEWTIIDAPGYKHDIKYNCCEEIYTDITYSLYIRRLPLFYTINMIIPCLLISFLTVLVFYLPSDCGEKITLCISVLLSLTVFLLVITETIPSTSLVIPLIGEYLLFTMIFVTLSIVITVFVLNVHYRTPKTHTMPCWVRTVFLGLLPRVMFMTRPERDPETVAVTSSVQTMHSRPCAKHSSGTLQKQHKPQALVSSVVSSLTNRQRVINNTELSNLNNLSGEPAKGAGSVFLCCEGHSNRCWHQRSSKLPADSGGGSRGLGNLGAVVGGTAVGTGGESQCSSSESLDGGKMCLLPLSPEVREAIESVKYIAENMRLQNEAKEVQDDWKYVAMVIDRIFLWVFILVCILGTAGLFLQPLLLWDDI; encoded by the exons ATGAAAGCCAATTTTTGTGTCGTTCTGCCCACATGTTccttccttctgtttcttctgcCAG GGGGCTCCTCTTCAGATGCAGAGCACAAGCTCTTCTCTGTGATATTCTCCAACTACAACCAGTACATACGACCGGTGGAAAATGTGACCGACCCAGTCGTTGTACAGTTTGAGGTTTCCATGTCACAGCTAGTCAAAGTG GATGAAGTCAATCAGATCATGGAGACAAATCTGTGGTTGAGACAT ATCTGGAATGACTACAAGCTCAAATGGAATCCAAGGGATTTTGGAGGCGTCGAGTTTATCCGAGTGCCGTCAAACAAAATATGGAAGCCAGACATTGTGCTCTACAACAA tgCTGTCGGAGATTTCCAGGTCGATGATAAAACGAAAGCCCTGCTTCGCTACAATGGTGATGTCACCTGGATCCCTCCAGCTATATTTAAGAGCTCCTGCAAGATCGACGTCACTTACTTCCCCTTCGACTACCAAAACTGCACCATGAAGTTTGGCTCCTGGACATACGACAAGGCAAAGATCGATCTGGTGCTAATTGGCTCAACCATCAACCTGAAGGACTTCTGGGAGAGCGGCGAGTGGACGATCATCGATGCCCCTGGGTACAAACACGACATCAAGTACAACTGTTGCGAGGAAATCTACACGGATATCACTTACTCTTTGTACATCCGCCGTCTGCCACTTTTCTACACTATCAACATGATCATCCCCTGCCTTCTTATCTCCTTCCTCACTGTGCTCGTCTTCTACCTTCCGTCTGACTGCGGGGAGAAAATCACTCTGTGCATCTCTGTCCTGCTCTCTTTAACTGTCTTCCTCCTCGTCATAACAGAGACCATCCCCTCCACCTCGCTAGTCATCCCCCTGATTGGCGAGTACCTCCTCTTCACCATGATCTTTGTTACCCTCTCTATTGTCatcactgtttttgtgttgaacGTCCACTACCGCACACCAAAGACCCACACTATGCCTTGCTGGGTGCGGACTGTGTTCCTTGGGTTGTTGCCCAGGGTGATGTTCATGACCAGGCCAGAGAGGGACCCAGAGACAGTGGCAGTGACCAGCAGTGTTCAGACGATGCATTCAAGGCCCTGTGCCAAGCATTCATCAGGTACTTTGCAGAAGCAGCACAAACCTCAGGCCCTCGTGTCCAGTGTGGTGTCAAGCCTGACAAACCGCCAACGGGTTATTAACAACACAGAGCTCTCCAACCTCAATAACTTAAGTGGAGAACCGGCCAAAGGTGCaggttctgtgtttttgtgctgcgAGGGCCATTCCAACCGTTGCTGGCACCAAAGATCCAGCAAACTGCCTGCAGATTCTGGGGGAGGGAGCAGAGGACTGGGCAACCTGGGGGCGGTGGTTGGAGGCACTGCTGTCGGGACTGGAGGTGAGAGTCAGTGCTCCAGCTCAGAGTCTCTAGATGGAGGAAAAATGTGCTTGTTGCCACTCTCCCCTGAGGTCAGGGAGGCTATTGAGAGTGTCAAATACATAGCAGAGAACATGAGACTACAGAATGAAGCAAAGGAG GTTCAAGATGACTGGAAGTACGTTGCCATGGTGATCGACAGAATTTTCCTTTGGGTTTTTATCCTTGTGTGCATCCTGGGAACAGCTGGCCTCTTCCTCCAGCCTCTATTACTTTGGGATGACATTTGA